The following proteins come from a genomic window of Galactobacillus timonensis:
- a CDS encoding heavy-metal-associated domain-containing protein, whose translation MAETEKSVKKNRKKKNSVKGWGPFILALVLFILPFAVLGWILLGAAMDTGSPILGDRYANDLDPAITKAQLDTIKDAVKQMSGVESADVELATGTLRVYADISDDATVDTANSVADQIYSSVTSTLDPAVYFSQHDNEKMYDLEIHVYNYADSKDRDSDSFVYVIDTKTSSMDAPAKQTMSEPLNAELAQQLRQAVEDRNNPQPSASANAADLSGGSSDLDGAADEGTTNSNEGNQG comes from the coding sequence ATGGCAGAAACAGAAAAAAGTGTAAAGAAAAACAGGAAAAAGAAGAATAGTGTGAAGGGCTGGGGGCCGTTTATTCTGGCTCTGGTGCTGTTCATTCTTCCGTTTGCGGTGCTTGGCTGGATTCTGCTGGGGGCTGCGATGGATACGGGTTCGCCGATTCTCGGTGATCGCTATGCGAACGATCTGGATCCGGCGATTACGAAGGCGCAGCTGGATACGATCAAGGATGCGGTGAAGCAGATGTCGGGCGTTGAAAGCGCAGACGTGGAACTGGCAACCGGTACGCTGCGTGTGTATGCGGATATCAGTGACGATGCGACGGTGGATACGGCCAACAGTGTGGCGGATCAGATCTACAGTTCGGTGACTTCGACGCTGGATCCGGCGGTCTATTTTTCGCAGCATGACAATGAGAAGATGTACGATCTTGAGATTCATGTGTATAACTACGCTGATTCGAAGGATCGTGACAGTGATTCCTTCGTCTATGTGATTGATACGAAGACGAGTTCGATGGATGCGCCTGCGAAGCAGACGATGTCCGAGCCGCTGAACGCGGAACTGGCGCAGCAGCTGCGGCAGGCGGTTGAGGACCGGAATAATCCGCAACCGAGTGCTTCGGCGAATGCGGCGGACCTGAGCGGCGGCAGTTCGGATCTTGACGGTGCCGCGGATGAAGGAACAACCAACAGTAACGAAGGCAATCAGGGATAA
- the tcmP gene encoding three-Cys-motif partner protein TcmP: protein MSKKNDDFFVEKKPWSKVKDELLGCYLKPYMSKVLYTGRPIAYVDCFAGKGMFDDGQPGSPLIALDVMQQALASTKKDGHLNIAPAFIDLNYADDLKKNLVMYPGVEIVSGAYEDQIDDLLKSKKGYNVFLYIDPYGIKALDCSKFDKFANGQFSSIELLINMNSFGFIREGCRVMGSSLKMEDSFFDDLVEYEPTVLDASDKSMQALNDIAGGDYWVDIIQQYTSGKINGYEAEEFFSEQYCLRLRQSYKYVLNMPIRIHQNQHPKYRMIHATNHPAGCVLMAENICNRWELLKQIQDSGQMSLFQEDFNNNIIDADQIRSSVIDHFSQCSNWTSLTEALAVYFVKYGAICKPGEIEKVLKKLEKEGRLAVDRHPAYTKKGQPSFFMTDGHGKTVKVRWVN from the coding sequence ATGTCGAAAAAGAATGATGACTTCTTTGTAGAAAAAAAGCCGTGGTCAAAGGTAAAGGATGAGCTGCTTGGATGCTATCTCAAACCTTATATGTCTAAAGTTCTATACACTGGAAGACCAATCGCATATGTCGATTGCTTTGCCGGTAAGGGTATGTTTGATGACGGCCAGCCCGGCTCTCCTCTCATTGCGCTGGATGTCATGCAGCAGGCACTTGCTTCCACCAAGAAGGATGGTCATCTCAATATTGCTCCGGCTTTTATTGATCTGAATTACGCGGATGACTTGAAAAAGAATCTCGTAATGTATCCTGGAGTCGAGATTGTTTCGGGTGCTTATGAAGACCAGATCGACGATCTGTTAAAAAGCAAAAAAGGCTACAATGTGTTCCTTTACATTGATCCTTATGGCATTAAGGCGCTGGATTGCTCAAAGTTCGATAAATTTGCAAATGGTCAGTTCAGCTCAATAGAATTGCTTATTAATATGAACTCGTTTGGCTTTATTCGCGAAGGTTGTAGAGTAATGGGAAGCTCACTGAAAATGGAGGACTCCTTCTTTGATGACCTTGTAGAATATGAGCCGACTGTTCTTGATGCCTCGGATAAATCCATGCAGGCATTAAATGATATTGCCGGTGGCGATTACTGGGTAGATATCATTCAGCAGTATACGAGTGGGAAAATAAATGGCTACGAGGCAGAGGAATTCTTTTCTGAGCAATACTGTTTAAGGCTGAGGCAAAGTTACAAATATGTGCTGAATATGCCCATTCGGATACATCAAAATCAGCACCCAAAGTACCGAATGATCCACGCCACAAATCATCCGGCGGGGTGTGTATTGATGGCTGAAAACATCTGCAATCGCTGGGAACTTTTGAAGCAGATTCAGGACAGCGGACAGATGTCACTGTTTCAAGAGGATTTCAACAACAATATTATTGACGCAGATCAGATAAGAAGCAGTGTGATTGATCATTTCTCCCAGTGCAGCAATTGGACGTCTCTTACTGAAGCACTTGCTGTATATTTTGTAAAGTATGGAGCAATTTGCAAACCAGGTGAGATTGAAAAAGTTTTAAAGAAACTTGAAAAAGAAGGACGACTTGCAGTAGACCGCCATCCTGCTTATACAAAAAAAGGCCAGCCCTCTTTCTTTATGACAGATGGACATGGAAAAACGGTAAAAGTCAGGTGGGTGAACTAA
- a CDS encoding SdpI family protein produces MTGFWFFMLIMCLLTPAMMIGFGKFFMKGGPKQINDAFGYRTTRSMKNQETWRFAHQYSGKNGFVSTDSGTH; encoded by the coding sequence ATGACGGGATTCTGGTTTTTTATGTTGATCATGTGCCTTTTGACACCAGCTATGATGATTGGATTTGGAAAATTTTTCATGAAAGGCGGACCAAAACAGATTAATGATGCGTTTGGATATCGAACAACGAGATCTATGAAAAATCAGGAAACCTGGAGATTTGCTCATCAATACAGCGGTAAAAATGGATTTGTTTCCACAGACAGTGGTACCCATTGA
- the rlmD gene encoding 23S rRNA (uracil(1939)-C(5))-methyltransferase RlmD, translating to MKEQPTVTKAIRDNRDVIRDRAMRSLSVRRQWGNGMKKNEQWTGTCTGYTYDGLGVVRFDDLVFFVPGLLEGEEAELAITAMKKNYGYARIVKLLKKSPHRREPVCGVYRLCGGCQLMHMDDETQQSFKEDKVRNLFLQNAGMEVDVPQILEGEMRLNYRNKVQVPVQVNQGKVEMGFYQNHSNRIIPFETCYVQTEESNRIVQKIRELLEQYRCGSVFRHVLIKHAHVRDEVMVCLIVREYPFSHSEQFIQELTRQFPNIRSMSAIINRREDNVILDGKEVLLYGNPYIEEDLLGCRFRISARSFFQINPYATKLLYSKALEFAGLSGNETVIDLYCGTGTIGILASKHAKQVYGIEVVVDAIRDAKVNAEINNVNNIQFFCADAKDGAKKLIAAKIRPDVVIVDPPRKGCSIETLNAIETMSPRRLVYVSCDPATLTRDCAIMKEKGYETVKVQPVDMFPQTVAVETVALLIRKN from the coding sequence ATGAAGGAACAACCAACAGTAACGAAGGCAATCAGGGATAACCGTGATGTGATCAGAGACCGTGCGATGCGGTCTCTTTCTGTAAGAAGGCAGTGGGGAAACGGAATGAAGAAGAATGAGCAGTGGACAGGAACCTGTACGGGTTATACCTACGATGGGCTGGGCGTGGTGCGTTTTGATGATCTGGTGTTCTTTGTGCCGGGGTTACTCGAAGGGGAAGAGGCTGAGCTGGCCATTACGGCGATGAAGAAGAACTACGGCTATGCGCGGATCGTGAAGCTGCTCAAAAAGAGTCCGCACCGTCGTGAGCCGGTGTGCGGTGTTTACCGGCTCTGCGGCGGCTGTCAGCTGATGCACATGGACGATGAGACACAGCAGAGCTTCAAGGAAGACAAGGTAAGAAACCTCTTCCTTCAGAATGCCGGCATGGAAGTGGATGTGCCGCAGATTCTTGAAGGTGAGATGCGTCTCAACTACCGGAACAAGGTCCAGGTGCCGGTGCAGGTGAATCAGGGAAAGGTGGAGATGGGCTTCTATCAGAACCACTCGAACCGGATCATTCCCTTTGAGACATGCTATGTGCAGACCGAGGAGTCAAACCGGATCGTTCAGAAGATCAGGGAACTGCTGGAGCAGTATCGCTGCGGCAGTGTGTTCCGCCATGTCCTCATCAAGCATGCCCATGTGCGGGATGAGGTGATGGTGTGTCTGATTGTGCGGGAGTATCCGTTCAGTCACAGTGAGCAGTTCATTCAGGAACTGACGCGGCAGTTTCCCAACATCCGCTCCATGAGTGCGATCATCAATCGCCGTGAGGACAATGTGATCCTCGACGGGAAGGAAGTGCTGCTGTATGGGAATCCGTACATTGAGGAGGATCTTCTGGGCTGCAGGTTCCGGATCAGTGCGCGTTCGTTTTTCCAGATCAATCCCTATGCGACAAAGCTTCTCTACAGTAAGGCGCTGGAATTTGCCGGGCTGAGCGGCAATGAGACGGTGATCGATCTTTACTGCGGTACCGGAACCATTGGCATCCTTGCCTCAAAGCATGCGAAGCAGGTGTACGGCATCGAGGTCGTTGTGGATGCGATCAGAGACGCCAAAGTGAATGCAGAAATCAATAACGTTAACAATATTCAGTTCTTCTGTGCCGATGCAAAGGACGGTGCGAAGAAGCTGATCGCGGCAAAGATTCGTCCGGATGTTGTGATCGTTGATCCTCCGCGCAAGGGCTGCTCGATTGAGACGCTCAACGCCATCGAGACCATGTCGCCCAGGCGGCTGGTCTATGTGAGCTGTGATCCGGCAACACTCACAAGAGACTGTGCGATCATGAAGGAGAAGGGATACGAGACGGTAAAGGTGCAGCCCGTGGACATGTTCCCGCAGACAGTGGCGGTCGAGACAGTCGCTCTGCTAATTCGGAAGAACTAA
- a CDS encoding ORF6N domain-containing protein, whose amino-acid sequence MDTEITTVESAEVQTDTRPIRDLIYIVRGQQVLLDSDLASLYKVDTKVFNQAVKRNLARFPAEFRFQLTQEEYDSLRSQFVTSKKGRGGRRYMPYVFTEQGVAMLSAVLRSDTAIQVSIQIINAFVEMRRFIANNAALFERISSVELKQLEYQKQTDEKFDKVFAYINDHAEPEQKIFFDGQIYDAFELLIALVQKATKKIVLIDGYVDIGTLNILAKKNPGVDVTIYTFNNTRLSNRDIYTFNSQYPNLTVKHMTAFHDRFLILDDTVGYHVGASLKDAGKKCFGISQIQDEQTIQGILNRL is encoded by the coding sequence ATGGATACTGAAATCACAACAGTTGAATCGGCAGAGGTACAGACTGATACAAGGCCGATAAGGGATCTCATCTATATTGTCCGTGGGCAACAGGTCCTGCTGGATAGTGATTTGGCGTCTCTATATAAAGTGGATACGAAAGTTTTTAACCAGGCGGTCAAGAGAAATTTAGCAAGATTCCCTGCGGAATTCCGATTCCAGTTAACGCAGGAAGAATATGATTCTTTGAGGTCACAATTTGTGACCTCAAAGAAGGGGCGAGGCGGAAGGCGATATATGCCATATGTCTTTACGGAGCAGGGAGTAGCTATGCTATCTGCGGTTTTAAGGAGCGATACCGCCATTCAGGTCAGTATTCAGATCATCAATGCATTTGTCGAGATGCGCCGTTTCATTGCGAATAATGCGGCCTTGTTTGAGCGTATTAGCTCTGTAGAATTAAAGCAGTTGGAATACCAGAAACAGACAGATGAGAAGTTCGATAAAGTTTTTGCGTATATTAATGATCATGCGGAGCCAGAGCAGAAAATATTCTTTGATGGGCAGATTTATGATGCATTTGAGCTGCTGATAGCGTTAGTGCAGAAGGCGACCAAGAAAATTGTTCTGATAGATGGATATGTGGATATTGGGACGCTTAATATTCTGGCAAAGAAGAATCCCGGTGTTGATGTGACAATTTATACCTTCAATAATACGCGGCTTAGTAATAGAGATATTTACACGTTTAATTCGCAATATCCAAATCTTACGGTAAAGCACATGACTGCTTTTCATGATCGCTTCCTGATTCTGGATGACACAGTCGGTTACCATGTCGGTGCCTCATTAAAAGATGCTGGGAAAAAGTGTTTCGGAATCTCACAGATTCAGGATGAGCAAACAATACAGGGCATACTGAACCGGTTGTAA
- the ligA gene encoding NAD-dependent DNA ligase LigA, whose translation MDVKQQMQDLIDRLNAASDAYYNGREEILTDFEWDALFDQLKKLESDSGIVLPGSPTAKVSADTTPGEKEAHEFATLSLAKTKKPEELVHWADGRPIWMSWKLDGLTLVVTYDNGKLTKVVTRGDGHIGTNITHLAPAIHGILPEVSYTGHMVIRGEAVISYADFERFRIESGEDYANPRNLASGSLTLKDVNEVAGRNIHWIPFTLVYTEENIVSWGARMDWLQNLGFKVVDHVLISEPTLEHVQADIDAFSEKVTSGTNPYPVDGLVIVYDDTQYASTGSVTGHHATRAGFAFKWQDESVETQLDHVEWSCAAGAITPVAVFDPVQLEGTTVKRASLCNISECERLGIGGKGTILSVIKANKIIPKVIHVRKTEGSLEIPAECPVCHQPTEVEVSPLSGTKTLHCTNPDCTAKQLKKFARFVSKAGMDIDGISEATIARFINAGWIRSCGDFYRLNEHQDGIAQLDGFGEKSAQNIVDAVEKARRVTDRRFIYALSIPLVGPDVAKKLLSVYSLSDLIAMAENAPQDDVFASIDGIGPEKSGAFVRWFRDEKNQAMVRDVLDQVTIEESEKAAAGNRCAGLTFVITGDVHHYHNRNELKAYIESQGGKVTGSVSKNTSFLINNDVNSTSSKNQKAHQLNVPILSEDDFVERYGQ comes from the coding sequence ATGGACGTTAAACAGCAGATGCAGGATTTGATTGATCGTCTGAATGCGGCTTCCGATGCCTACTACAATGGGCGCGAAGAGATTCTGACGGACTTTGAGTGGGATGCGCTCTTCGATCAGCTCAAGAAGCTTGAAAGTGACAGCGGCATCGTTCTTCCCGGATCGCCAACCGCCAAAGTCAGTGCTGATACGACGCCGGGCGAGAAGGAGGCGCATGAGTTTGCGACCCTTTCCCTTGCCAAGACAAAGAAGCCGGAAGAACTGGTCCACTGGGCTGATGGACGTCCCATCTGGATGAGCTGGAAGCTCGATGGGCTGACGCTGGTCGTGACCTATGACAACGGAAAGCTGACGAAGGTTGTGACGCGCGGCGATGGTCATATCGGGACGAACATTACGCATCTGGCGCCGGCGATTCACGGCATCCTGCCGGAGGTTTCCTATACGGGCCATATGGTGATCCGCGGGGAGGCGGTGATCTCCTATGCGGACTTTGAACGCTTCCGTATCGAGAGCGGAGAAGATTACGCCAATCCGCGCAACCTGGCCAGTGGTTCTTTGACGCTGAAGGATGTTAATGAAGTTGCGGGCCGCAACATTCACTGGATTCCCTTTACGCTGGTCTATACGGAAGAAAACATCGTGTCCTGGGGAGCGAGGATGGACTGGCTGCAGAACCTTGGCTTCAAGGTTGTGGATCATGTGCTGATCTCTGAGCCGACTCTGGAACATGTGCAGGCGGACATCGATGCCTTCAGTGAGAAGGTCACCTCCGGTACCAATCCGTATCCGGTGGACGGCCTTGTGATTGTGTACGATGATACACAATACGCTTCAACCGGATCGGTGACGGGTCATCATGCGACGCGGGCGGGCTTTGCCTTCAAGTGGCAGGATGAATCGGTAGAGACGCAGCTGGACCATGTGGAGTGGTCCTGTGCGGCGGGGGCGATTACGCCGGTGGCGGTGTTTGATCCGGTGCAGCTGGAAGGTACGACGGTGAAGCGGGCGTCGCTGTGCAACATTTCGGAGTGTGAGCGGCTCGGGATCGGTGGCAAGGGTACGATTCTTTCGGTGATCAAGGCAAACAAGATCATTCCGAAGGTCATTCATGTGCGCAAAACCGAGGGGAGTCTTGAAATTCCTGCCGAATGTCCGGTATGTCATCAGCCGACGGAGGTTGAAGTTTCTCCGTTATCCGGTACCAAAACGCTGCACTGCACGAATCCGGACTGTACGGCGAAGCAGCTGAAGAAGTTTGCGCGCTTTGTGTCGAAGGCGGGCATGGACATTGACGGTATTTCGGAGGCGACGATTGCGCGCTTCATCAATGCGGGCTGGATCCGCAGCTGCGGCGACTTCTACCGTCTGAATGAACATCAGGACGGGATTGCGCAGCTCGACGGCTTTGGCGAAAAGAGTGCGCAGAACATTGTGGACGCCGTGGAAAAGGCGCGCCGGGTGACGGATCGTCGTTTCATCTATGCGCTTTCGATTCCGCTGGTGGGACCGGATGTGGCGAAGAAGCTGCTGTCTGTCTATTCGCTGTCCGATCTGATTGCGATGGCTGAAAATGCCCCGCAGGACGATGTGTTTGCGTCGATCGACGGCATCGGTCCGGAAAAGAGCGGTGCCTTCGTGCGCTGGTTCAGGGATGAAAAGAATCAGGCGATGGTGCGCGATGTGCTTGATCAGGTCACCATCGAGGAAAGTGAGAAGGCGGCCGCCGGAAACAGGTGTGCCGGTTTGACGTTTGTGATTACGGGTGATGTGCATCACTACCACAACCGCAACGAGCTGAAGGCATACATTGAGTCGCAGGGCGGCAAGGTGACGGGTTCGGTATCAAAGAATACGTCGTTTCTCATCAATAATGATGTGAATTCGACGTCGTCGAAGAACCAGAAGGCGCATCAGCTGAATGTGCCGATCCTTTCGGAAGATGATTTCGTGGAACGCTATGGGCAGTGA
- a CDS encoding DUF4230 domain-containing protein produces MTDETKDDEVIEKRQNNKKPKLPKTVKMSTFIMVLLIIGLVITNAILFINRPSPNPEPVPTSIPQPTSTPIIISSPSPFYVTPSTIREVIVPAAELVSYKYFYTDADVYEKSAYVFKKVKVPFSTDKTVFTYSGVISVGVNLDDTEIEVDDDKKTIQITLNEPYIMSNQIDNDTFQAYDVKNSIFTSVNISEFVALKDALEKNQEEKLMKNDEFWKQTKISTTNTISSLINASKEAEDYTISYVWKDSD; encoded by the coding sequence ATGACAGATGAAACGAAGGACGATGAAGTAATAGAGAAGAGGCAAAACAACAAGAAGCCAAAATTACCAAAGACAGTGAAGATGTCGACTTTTATCATGGTGCTGCTTATTATTGGGCTCGTGATTACGAATGCCATTCTTTTTATAAACAGGCCTTCACCCAACCCTGAGCCGGTTCCGACATCCATTCCACAGCCGACATCAACGCCAATTATAATATCGTCACCATCTCCTTTTTATGTTACTCCTTCAACGATAAGGGAGGTTATTGTGCCAGCAGCTGAGCTGGTTTCGTATAAATATTTTTATACAGACGCTGATGTGTATGAAAAATCTGCTTATGTTTTTAAAAAAGTCAAGGTCCCGTTCTCTACTGATAAGACAGTCTTTACTTATTCTGGTGTAATCAGTGTCGGTGTTAATCTGGACGATACTGAGATTGAAGTTGATGACGATAAGAAGACGATTCAGATTACGCTAAATGAGCCGTATATTATGTCAAACCAGATTGATAACGATACCTTTCAGGCATATGACGTGAAGAATTCCATTTTTACTTCTGTAAACATCAGCGAGTTTGTGGCATTAAAGGACGCGCTTGAAAAAAATCAGGAAGAAAAGTTGATGAAAAATGATGAATTCTGGAAACAGACAAAGATAAGCACAACAAACACTATTTCCAGTCTAATAAACGCTTCCAAAGAGGCGGAAGATTACACAATTTCATACGTCTGGAAAGACAGTGACTGA
- the gatC gene encoding Asp-tRNA(Asn)/Glu-tRNA(Gln) amidotransferase subunit GatC → MEEKIDAEYLKKLAHQLMFDLSDDEATALEQEFHTLLKQMSFLDKVNTDGVEEMVYPFEEPTAFLRDDVVTNVISQDDALANVDKKIEGHFVLPKVVK, encoded by the coding sequence ATGGAAGAAAAAATCGATGCGGAATATTTGAAGAAGCTGGCGCATCAGCTGATGTTTGATCTTTCCGACGATGAGGCGACGGCGCTGGAGCAGGAGTTTCATACGCTGCTCAAGCAGATGTCGTTTCTGGACAAAGTGAATACGGACGGCGTCGAGGAGATGGTCTATCCCTTCGAGGAGCCGACCGCGTTTCTGCGTGACGACGTTGTGACAAACGTGATTTCGCAGGACGATGCGCTTGCCAATGTGGACAAGAAGATTGAGGGACATTTTGTTCTTCCGAAGGTGGTGAAGTAA
- a CDS encoding amidase family protein, with amino-acid sequence MSIAEMVRDREGAEARVNEAYAKAQQLQEKLNDVITFVDPKQQLEHLPQEGLMRGVPIALKDNVNTKGIRTTAGSRILSNYVPIYDAEVWTKLKKAGAVCIAKSSMDELAMGGTNKTCFTGYAYNPWDRRRMTGGSSGGSAAMVASGVVPFAIGSDTGDSVRKPASHCGVVGVKPTYGRISRYGIIPYSSSMDHVGYFTGNVEDACLALKVLAGRDERDMTSSLRPVEDYSALLNSDMHGKKIAVFKNVLDGIENKETLRIFNDLCEKLRARGAVVEEYTFDQDLMNAILPTYFIIANCEAASNHSNLDGIRFGVREDGADMAEIMTNSRTKGFGPLIRRRFVIGSYGLFEENQERLFRKAQKVRRKIVEAMNECYKEYDAIMAPASGNIAPLLDDSQDQDQLGDAQVIAENYMAIGNFSGDPSMTVPMGFEEGCPIGVNITCRPWEEVTMFDIAKAIEEVTGLKDLRAEVK; translated from the coding sequence ATGTCGATTGCAGAGATGGTAAGGGACCGGGAAGGCGCTGAGGCCCGGGTCAATGAGGCTTATGCGAAGGCGCAGCAGCTGCAGGAGAAGTTGAACGATGTCATTACGTTCGTTGATCCAAAGCAGCAGCTGGAACATCTGCCTCAAGAGGGCCTGATGCGCGGGGTTCCGATTGCGCTCAAGGATAATGTGAATACGAAAGGGATCCGTACGACGGCGGGATCCCGTATTTTGAGCAATTATGTTCCGATCTATGATGCGGAAGTATGGACGAAGCTGAAGAAGGCCGGTGCCGTGTGCATTGCCAAGAGTTCGATGGATGAGCTGGCGATGGGCGGTACCAATAAGACGTGCTTTACGGGCTATGCCTATAATCCATGGGATCGTAGACGTATGACCGGCGGTTCTTCGGGCGGTTCGGCGGCGATGGTCGCTTCGGGTGTTGTTCCCTTTGCGATCGGCTCCGATACCGGTGACTCGGTGCGCAAGCCGGCGAGCCATTGCGGCGTGGTCGGTGTGAAGCCGACGTACGGCCGCATCAGCCGGTATGGAATTATTCCGTATTCTTCTTCGATGGATCATGTCGGCTACTTTACGGGCAACGTTGAAGATGCGTGCCTGGCATTAAAAGTTCTGGCGGGTCGTGATGAGCGTGATATGACGAGTTCGCTGCGCCCGGTGGAGGACTACAGTGCGCTTTTGAACAGCGATATGCACGGGAAGAAGATTGCGGTGTTCAAGAATGTTCTGGACGGCATTGAGAACAAGGAGACGCTGAGGATCTTCAATGATCTGTGCGAGAAGCTGCGGGCGCGCGGGGCGGTTGTTGAGGAGTATACGTTTGATCAGGATCTGATGAATGCGATTCTGCCGACGTACTTCATTATTGCCAATTGTGAGGCGGCGTCGAATCATTCGAATCTGGACGGGATCCGCTTCGGTGTGCGTGAGGACGGTGCAGACATGGCGGAAATCATGACGAATTCGCGGACGAAGGGCTTTGGGCCTTTGATCCGTCGGCGGTTTGTCATTGGTTCGTACGGTCTGTTTGAGGAGAATCAGGAGCGTCTGTTCCGCAAGGCACAGAAGGTGCGCCGGAAGATCGTTGAGGCGATGAACGAGTGCTACAAGGAGTACGATGCGATCATGGCGCCGGCGTCCGGAAACATTGCGCCTTTGCTGGATGATTCGCAGGATCAGGATCAGCTGGGTGATGCGCAGGTCATTGCGGAGAATTATATGGCGATTGGCAACTTCTCCGGGGATCCGTCGATGACGGTTCCGATGGGCTTTGAAGAAGGCTGCCCGATCGGTGTGAACATTACATGCCGGCCATGGGAAGAAGTGACGATGTTCGACATTGCCAAGGCGATCGAGGAAGTGACGGGTCTCAAGGATCTTAGAGCGGAGGTGAAGTGA
- the gatB gene encoding Asp-tRNA(Asn)/Glu-tRNA(Gln) amidotransferase subunit GatB: MEYDVTIGIEIHVQLKTVTKMFSGAPTSFGRQANTCVNEIDLGMPGAMPEVNREAVAKAIQACTALHLTIDPLVKFDRKNYYYSDLPKGFQITQQFHPIGRDGYVEIDTPNGKRKIRIERIHMEEDTAKQFHLTKVSLLDFNRAGTPLIEIVSKPDMHNGQEAEAYVEALRQTLYYIGVSDCKMEEGSMRCDVNVSIAPKGASHLGTKNEIKNLNSISHIGKAVDYEVERQKKVLESGGTVFQETRRFDEKTGTTVMMRRKEGNVDYKFFPEPNIFPILLDPEWIKSIQAAMPELPQARRERYEKSYGLSQRDIDILIANKEMAEFFESCMKYSKNAKSVCNWLLADVSAWLNAHETTISASTLKPEHLAKLVAMIDEGRISSKQAKELVDDLMAGRDPEVSAKEKGLEQMSDTGALEAMVKEVLDANPQAIVDFKNGKDRAVGFLVGQVMKKSRGKANPGMASKLVQQELSKR; this comes from the coding sequence ATGGAATACGATGTGACCATTGGTATTGAAATTCACGTTCAGCTCAAGACGGTGACCAAGATGTTTTCGGGGGCGCCGACTTCGTTCGGCCGTCAGGCAAATACCTGTGTGAACGAGATCGATCTAGGTATGCCGGGGGCGATGCCGGAAGTGAACCGTGAGGCGGTTGCCAAGGCGATTCAGGCGTGCACGGCGCTGCATCTGACGATTGATCCGCTGGTGAAGTTTGATCGTAAGAACTACTATTATTCGGATCTGCCGAAGGGGTTCCAGATTACGCAGCAGTTTCATCCGATTGGCCGGGATGGCTATGTGGAGATTGATACGCCCAATGGTAAGCGGAAGATTCGGATTGAGCGGATCCATATGGAAGAGGATACGGCGAAGCAGTTTCATTTGACGAAGGTTTCGCTGCTGGATTTCAACCGGGCGGGGACGCCGCTCATTGAGATCGTTTCGAAGCCGGATATGCATAATGGTCAGGAAGCAGAAGCCTATGTAGAGGCTCTGCGTCAGACGCTGTACTATATCGGTGTCTCCGACTGCAAGATGGAAGAAGGCTCGATGCGCTGCGATGTCAACGTGTCCATTGCGCCCAAGGGTGCCAGCCACCTCGGTACGAAGAACGAGATCAAGAACCTGAACTCGATTTCGCATATCGGCAAGGCCGTGGACTATGAAGTGGAGCGGCAGAAGAAGGTGCTGGAAAGCGGCGGTACCGTGTTCCAGGAGACGCGCCGTTTCGATGAGAAGACCGGTACGACGGTCATGATGCGGCGCAAGGAAGGCAACGTGGATTACAAGTTCTTCCCGGAGCCGAACATTTTCCCGATTCTGCTGGATCCGGAATGGATCAAATCGATTCAGGCGGCGATGCCTGAGCTGCCCCAGGCGCGCCGTGAGCGCTATGAGAAGAGCTATGGCCTTTCACAGCGGGATATTGACATCCTGATTGCGAACAAGGAGATGGCTGAGTTCTTCGAGTCGTGCATGAAGTATTCGAAGAATGCGAAGAGTGTGTGCAACTGGCTGCTGGCGGATGTAAGTGCGTGGCTGAATGCGCATGAGACGACGATCTCGGCGTCGACGCTGAAGCCGGAGCATCTTGCGAAGCTGGTGGCGATGATCGATGAGGGCCGTATTTCGAGCAAGCAGGCGAAGGAGCTTGTGGATGATCTGATGGCCGGCAGGGATCCGGAAGTGTCCGCAAAGGAAAAAGGTCTGGAACAGATGTCGGATACCGGAGCTCTGGAGGCGATGGTCAAGGAGGTTCTTGACGCGAATCCGCAGGCGATCGTTGACTTCAAGAACGGCAAGGACCGTGCGGTCGGCTTCCTGGTCGGCCAGGTGATGAAGAAGTCGCGTGGCAAGGCAAATCCGGGCATGGCTTCGAAGCTTGTGCAGCAGGAGCTTTCGAAACGTTGA